A DNA window from Brassica napus cultivar Da-Ae chromosome C1, Da-Ae, whole genome shotgun sequence contains the following coding sequences:
- the LOC125579822 gene encoding ATP-dependent Clp protease ATP-binding subunit CLPT1, chloroplastic-like, with product MASCDTTIGPLLHCQARCLTSASTVFSVPTVRMRDVYLGAVPVPETFRGRVLHGDSTGTAWGRLENIAMSTTAAAKLLRGNGVTLFKVRDETINLLGKSDMYFFSPEHPPLTEPAGKAIDWAVDEKKKSGVA from the exons ATGGCTTCTTGTGACACAACCATCGGGCCACTGCTTCATTGCCAAGCACGGTGCTTAACATCAGCCAGCACGGTCTTTAGCGTCCCAACAGTGAGGATGAG GGACGTCTATTTAGGTGCCGTACCGGTACCGGAAACGTTTCGGGGACGGGTACTTCACGGGGACAGCACTGGTACAGCTTGGGGACGGTTAGAGAACATAGCTATGA GTACTACTGCAGCTGCTAAGCTCCTGAGAGGGAATGGAGTCACACTTTTTAAGGTGCGAGATGAGACAATTAACCTGCTAGGGAAATCAGACATGTACTTTTTCAGCCCGGAGCATCCTCCTCTTACTGAACCGGCTGGAAAGGCCATTGACTGGGCCGTTGATGAAAAGAAGAAATCTGGTGTTGCATAA
- the LOC106439700 gene encoding protein trichome birefringence-like 18, whose translation MALGSPKVSIFGAAFPAKVSTIAIAIGGLASFFVFGLLLRLSYPIGSSVSGVFYGNATPELVEVPLSLSNHTVEGLYTGSDVSVSDQNLTSNSSLGSPDAVASDKKPLVDGKEEADEKKIDVGSGEGDTNVSKAGDTPSVVSSSPHDDSKTASAEPECDLYQGSWFYDPEGPVYTNNSCPVITQMQNCQGNGRSDKGYENWRWKPSQCDLPRFDAKKFLELMRGKTLAFIGDSVARNQMESMLCLLWQVETPVNRGSRKMQRWLFKSSSVMIARIWSSWLVHQFNEKFDYAPEGVTKLKLDLPDERIIEALPKFDVIVFSSGHWFAKQSVYILNDEIVGGQLWWPDKSKPMKVNNVEAFGISVETILKSVATHPNYTGLTIVRTWSPDHYEGGAWNTGGSCTGKEEPILPGKLVKNGFTEVMHEKQATGFNQAVEGVSESSKVKLKLMDITEAFGYRHDGHPGPYRSPDPNKITKRGPDGRPPPQDCLHWCMPGPVDTWNEMVLELIRRDVEGRKRNS comes from the exons ATGGCTTTGGGATCTCCTAAGGTTTCTATATTCGGTGCTGCTTTTCCTGCGAAGGTGTCCACCATTGCAATTGCTATTGGGGGATTAGCATCCTTCTTTGTTTTCGGATTGTTGCTTCGTCTTTCGTACCCTATTGGTTCATCAGTGAGTGGTGTGTTTTATGGGAATGCGACTCCTGAACTAGTTGAAGTCCCTTTGTCCTTGAGCAACCATACCGTGGAAGGCCTTTACACGGGTAGTGACGTTAGTGTTTCAGATCAAAATCTGACTTCTAACTCTAGCTTGGGCTCACCTGATGCTGTTGCTAGTGATAAGAAACCTTTGGTGGATGGGAAAGAGGAGGCGGATGAGAAGAAGATTGATGTTGGATCAGGTGAAGGTGACACCAATGTTTCCAAGGCTGGAGACACTCCAAGTGTAGTATCATCTTCTCCACATGATGACTCTAAAACCGCTTCAGCAGAACCAG AGTGTGATTTGTATCAAGGTAGCTGGTTTTATGATCCGGAGGGACCTGTGTACACGAACAATTCATGCCCCGTCATAACGCAGATGCAGAACTGCCAGGGAAATGGACGATCTGACAAGGGATACGAGAACTGGAGATGGAAACCATCTCAGTGTGACCTTCCTCGGTTTGATGCCAAGAAATTTCTAGAGCTAATGAGAGGCAAGACATTAGCCTTTATAGGTGATTCAGTAGCTCGTAACCAAATGGAATCCATGTTGTGCCTTCTTTGGCAG GTTGAAACGCCGGTCAATCGTGGGAGCCGGAAGATGCAGAGATGGTTGTTTAAGTCATCATCAGTAATGATTGCTCGTATATGGTCATCTTGGCTCGTCCATCAGTTCAACGAAAAATTCGATTATGCTCCCGAAGGTGTCACCAAACTAAAGCTGGACCTTCCTGATGAGCGCATAATAGAAGCTCTTCCCAAATTCGACGTGATTGTCTTCTCTTCAGGGCACTGGTTTGCAAAGCAGTCTGTCTACATACTCAATGACGAGATCGTAGGAGGCCAGTTATGGTGGCCGGACAAATCAAAACCCATGAAAGTCAACAACGTGGAAGCATTCGGAATATCAGTTGAAACAATCCTAAAGTCCGTGGCTACACACCCTAACTACACGGGTTTGACCATAGTGAGAACATGGTCGCCTGATCACTACGAGGGTGGGGCTTGGAACACAGGAGGCTCGTGCACCGGGAAAGAAGAACCCATCCTTCCAGGGAAGCTGGTGAAAAACGGGTTCACGGAGGTAATGCATGAGAAGCAAGCCACAGGGTTTAACCAAGCTGTGGAGGGAGTTTCGGAGAGCTCAAAGGTTAAGTTAAAGCTGATGGATATTACAGAGGCATTTGGGTATCGACATGATGGCCATCCTGGTCCGTACAGGAGTCCGGATCCAAACAAGATCACTAAAAGGGGACCTGATGGACGGCCTCCGCCTCAGGACTGCTTGCACTGGTGCATGCCGGGACCGGTTGATACGTGGAATGAAATGGTGTTGGAGCTCATAAGGAGAGACGTGGAAGGCAGGAAAAGGAATAGCTGA
- the LOC106439699 gene encoding peptidyl-prolyl cis-trans isomerase FKBP53-like: MGFWGLEVKPGKPQAFHPKNEQGKLHLTQATLGSGLGKEKSVIQCSVAGNTPIYLCSLLPNKTECCPLNLEFEDDDETVEFSVTGDRSIHLSGFLEEYDDDEEYEQDEDDSDGMEIAEMGSEESSDYDSEEDEDDMDEDQMDKFEDFLDRNLEMYRQSSVPNSGVVIEEIEEDEEKPAEDKKTKRSKKKSQAAKDKNANKQIGVKESAHASDLESEDEDGFPIPKENNKSGEKMNSDVDEQGSNKKRKAKASEQDGGQESENKNKKKKNQKEKKKGESTSNEKVETCSVLKKKETTQTSSSQKAQNETKNNAMSQSSKTPDKSAEKKNKQKNTSEKATVENSKASQEQTYPNGLVVEELKLGKPNGKQATPGKQVSVRYIGKLQKNGKIFDSNIGKAPFKFKLGRGEVIKGWDVGVNGMRVGEKRKLTIPPSMGYGSRGAGGQIPPNAWLSFEVELIDV, translated from the exons ATGGGTTTCTGGG GACTAGAAGTGAAACCTGGAAAGCCTCAAGCTTTCCATCCCAAAAACGAACAAGGGAAGCTTCACCTCACTCAG GCAACTCTAGGCTCGGGTTTGGGCAAAGAGAAGAGTGTGATCCAGTGTTCCGTAGCAGGAAACACACCCATTTACTTGTGCTCACTGCTGCCTAACAAAACCGAGTGTTGCCCTCTGAATCTTGAGTTTGAGGACGATGACGAGACCGTTGAGTTCTCGGTGACTGGTGACAGAAGCATCCACCTTTCTGGATTCTTGGAGGAATATGATGACGATGAGGAGTATGAGCAGGACGAAGATGATTC AGATGGTATGGAGATTGCTGAAATGGGGTCTGAAGAGTCTTCTGACTATGATAGTGAAGAGGATGAAGATGACATGGATGAGGATCAGATGGATAAATTTGAGGACTTTCTTGATCGCAATCTCGAAATGTATCGCCAGTCTTCTGTCCCAAACAGCGGAG TTGTGATTGAGGAGATAGAAGAGGATGAAGAGAAGCCTGCCGAAGATAAAAAGACTAAACGATCCAAGAAGAAGAGTCAAGCTGCCAAAGATAAGAACGCAAATAAACAGATTGGTGTCAAAGAGAGTGCCCATGCTTCAGATCTGGAGAGCGAAGATGAAGATGGTTTTCCCATTCCCAAAGAGAATAATAAGTCTGGTGAGAAGATGAACTCAGATGTTGACGAACAAGGTAGCAACAAGAAACGGAAGGCCAAGGCTTCTGAGCAAGATGGTGGACAAGAAAG tgaaaacaagaataaaaagaagaaaaatcagaaggagaagaagaaaggcgAAAGTACCTCAAATGAGAAAGTTGAGACGTGCAGTGtgctgaagaagaaggaaaccACCCAAACTTCTTCAAGCCAGAAAGCTCAAAACGAAACCAAAAACAATGCCAT GAGTCAAAGCTCTAAGACCCCAGATAAATCTGCTGAGAAGAAAAATAAGCAGAAGAACACAAGTGAGAAAGCTACAGTCGAGAACTCCAAGGCTTCTCAAGAACAGACATACCCAAATGGGCTCGTTGTTGAGGAGTTAAAATTGGGCAAACCCAACGGCAAGCAAGCTACTCCTGGAAAGCAG GTCAGTGTCCGTTATATTGGAAAGCTTCAGAAGAATGGGAAGATCTTCGATTCCAACATCGGAAAAGCACCTTTTAAGTTCAAGCTAG GTCGTGGAGAAGTCATCAAGGGATGGGATGTAGGCGTTAATG GAATGCGTGTTGGTGAGAAAAGAAAGCTTACAATTCCTCCATCAATGGG GTACGGTTCTCGCGGTGCTGGTGGCCAGATTCCTCCTAACGCTTGGCTGTCGTTTGAAGTCGAACTGATTGATGTTTAA